The genomic interval ACCGCATAGCTCTTCTATAAATAGCGCTGGGCGCACAATTATCACCTACTGTCATAAAGCTCATGTTTTCTAGGTTTCCGTGTACGCAACGAGTTATCGTGCAATTTATCCGGAATAAAGAATGGATGCTCCTTTTTCAATCAATCGGAACGTTacgtttttaaatttgtttcgaTCGATATTGGCTTTTGCTATGAACTTTAGAAACAATTCATGATTTGCTTTGTACCATTATGGTTGCATTTTGTTTTCTTCTGCTTTTGTTTCTTAAATGTAATGTTAATGCAAATCTTAAACAGGGCTGTATTTGGATATGAAGGACAAACTAACAATTTAAAGGTTGTCGGAACTGGGAGTGGTGGATTGGAGGAGATGATTGACCGTTTAGACAGTAGTCATATCATGTATGCCTTTTGTCGAGTGATAGACACTAAGACAAGCCTGCCAAAATGTCTGTTGATCAATTGGGTAAGGATCCGATAGTACTGAACTGTATATGTTTACAGTAGGACATAAAGCGTTAATTAGAAATCTGGATACTCGGGTATTTAGATTCAAGTTCAGTTCACGTTATATCAAATTCGGATAGGATCATGAGTATTCATATCTGGTTTTCCATACCTACATAGCAAGAGTTCTAGTTCATGATATATATTTAAacttgtatttttgacttacgATTGTATTTGTTTCAGCAAGGGGAAGGCGCTCCCATAGTGAGAAAGGGGACATGTGCAAATCATATTAGAGACGTAGAAAAATTACTAAAAGGTGCTCATATAACAATTACAGCTCGTTCTGAGGACGATGTGGAAGTAGACTCTATTATGGAGAAACTGGCCAGAGCAACTGCATCCGCGTATAAATTTAATGAGCCCAGAGGGGAGAACGAAGGGAATGCGGGGCcagttggtaccacatatcgaaGGTGCGGCTCGCATTGTCTTCACAAAGTCACGAGTCATTTATCATTAAGAGAACGATGCATTTTACAGAGTGATCCCCGAGCAAGAGATTAACGCGATCGAGCGTGATCAATTCTGGCAGAAAGAAGAATTGGAGGAAAAGAAGAGACTGGAGCAGGAACGTATCAAGTCTGAGAAAGAACGATTGCGGCTCGAAGAGGAAGTTAGGAAGAGGGAGGAGAAGGAAGCAATGCTTAGAGAACAGCAGGTAAGCGTTGGGTGAACCTGGAGAACATCAGTACCTAccctccgatttcgatgatttttggatATGTTAATctacctaacccagacctagcGTTGTAGAAGTGtgtgagaacccgaaaatgaattttattcgggatggGTTCCGAGAATATTCGAGACTCCGACTCGTTTTGATGTTCATTCGATGTTCGACATCGAAAGCTTTCCTAACGCGATTTCAATGTTGTCGCAGGTCACTGCGAAAGAGAACTCAATAGCGCGGCAAAAGTTGGCAGAACAACGGGCGGAGGAAGCGTACAACAAGTGCAATCGGGTAGCGCCGAGTCAGTACTATAACAGCGAGGTCGACGACCAGCATAAATCGCGAAGCGAAGAGCTGCGGCTGCAAAGGAGTAAAGAGACACAAGAATTAATTGCTCAAAGAACGATAAACGCGCGAGCTGTGTTCGAGCAGAACTCGGCCGCCGGTCAAATGAAGTCTACCTCGGTGCAACAGCAATATGTACAAAAGAGTAGTCACGTGGAAGCGGCTAAGAAGGCGCTGGAAGAGAGTCAGCAGAAGGAGACACCTCACACTAATGCACAGGAAGAAATAAAGACTGAAGTGAACAAAACACACGACACGGAGGAAACAGCCGCGGCGGATTCTGCTGCGAGCATACCGGAAACGGAAAGGGAAACGGAAACGCAGCCTGTAGCGTCCGAAACGAGCGAGCCGCAAGAAGAAGTCGAACAGCCATCGGCGACAAAAGAGGCGGTCACCGAAGAGAACGAGTTGTACAGTCAAATAGACAACCAGTACATGTATTTTGATATCAACAACGAAGGAATGATAGCGAGGGCCTTGTACGACTATCAAGCAGTCGATGGCACGGAGATCACTTTCGATCCCGGTGATATTATCACGCACATAGAGACCATCGATGAAGGATGGTGGCAGGGTCTCGGACCCGGTGGAATCTTCGGGCTCTTCCCTGCGAATTACGTCGAAGTTATCAAATACGACGAACCACGATAAGGAACAGCTTGCGAACATAGAACATCTTTTCTTTCGGTTGAAAATGAAACAGTACTTGCTTTTTTGCATACAAAATGTGATTCagattttaattcttttttttagcAACTTCGTACTATTTTTCTGATAAGTGAACACGCCGTTTCGAGGATATAGGTACATCGGGGTACTCTAAAAGATAAACGAATAGCACGTACACGTTTACAATGAGAGAACAGTAATTACGTTTTAAATATTTGATGCACGCTCATTAACGCAGCAATTTCGTATTTCTAACGATAATTGCAGAAACAAGATTTTAAACTTTGATAGTCTTACAATGCCAATACATATACAAATGGCGAAGTACGTCTTCCCATGTTTACCGTCACGTCGAAAATTGAATTAGCCGTAAAAAAATATGTCTTTATAACATCCTCTGTCGGAGACCGACGCAATGGTAAAAAATAGTATATTTAATAACTTAGCGGACACCCTTTAAATACATTTACAAAGTACATATTTAGGAACATGTTTAATTCTCTAAATAAATACTTAAATTTGTTATAGTAATCCCCGTGTGGTGTTCTAGCTTCAGTGCAATGATCCCCAGTATGTTAAGTAATTTTTGTTCGATCCtttatttatttgattttataCTCGGGTGCTGGAATATATGTACTAATAAACGATCTCAGTTTGGTTGTATTAAACTTACTTTACTATGCGATATAGAAATTTTTACAGGTAAGTGATCTTactgaaataaaatagaatcaCAATATCAACGTTGTACAAATAAAATAAGTGAAGTCATCTGCGGTAATTTTGATTTTGATTGCCACCTCCGCTGCCTCCCGCGTGACTTAAGAATGCCAAATGGCCTTTCGGACATTTGTTGGCGTAGTGACCTTTCGTTCCACATTTGTAACAGGTGACCTCTTCCAAAGGTTTTTGTGGTCCTCGCGGAGGTGGTCCGTTGTGCATGTTCATATGATGTGTCGCATGAGAATTGCCTTCTATTTCTTGTCTTACTTGAGCTTCTCTTACGTCCGGTGGCATTTTGTTACAGTAAATAGCTTTGTGGCCACCTTCCCCGCAGAAGTGGCATGTAATCATTACTTTCTTCCCTTCTTTTGGCTGCATGTCTTGCACAGCTGGCAATTCGAATCTCGGACTAAAAGTATCAGAAAGCAATGCATGAGTTTTATGCCGATGGAGCTAGATGACAAGCTGAACCGAACAATGATGAACTTACTGCATGAATTTACAGTTTGGTCCATCGGGACAAAAGCCAGCTAAGTAAGCCATACAAAGGACTCGTCTCACATGTCTGTGTCTACATAGTGGACCGTGCCTACAGAATCCACGATCGTACCAGGGACAATCTCTGACTTTAGTTTCTGGGTCGATGTGCAAGAATGGGCATTCCTTATTGTGACAGGCatctaacaattcataattgaTTTAAACACACCTATACCGGGAAAACTTAACAACGTCAGAGAAAGGAAAGCATTTGGTATCTCTTGAAGACACGGCTGTTGGAAGATTGTCGGTACctttgaaaataataatgaatggCATAATACACTTACTAAACCTAGAATAGAAGTAACATTCTGGCATTTTCGTCATGTCATACTCGTGTAAAAATTCACACTGATCGCCCTTTTTACAGAGTCCTCTTAACCAATGTTTACAAACGATCGTGCGGTCTCCTCGGACGTGCCTAAACGGGCAAGAAGCTCCTTTTATGCAGGTGCCTCTCGGATAAAACTGACATACCGCAGCGGTGGATTCTATAAATAATAGTAAGATAACAATTAGATAAATCGAAGGAACGACAACCGAGCACCGTAGGCGTGAAATTAAAAAGATCGAGGATATTGTTTACAGTTCGGAACGTGACAAAgtgaaatttattgaattttattcgacgatacATGGAAATTAGACAAGTTTAGCGTGCTCCTGTTACATTCGTTCCGTTTGTTTCCCGTTGTATAACCTAAAGGGAGAGACCTCGCTTTATGACAATTACGTACTGTCCATTCCAGTAAATGGTAAAGGAAGTGCCCCATACTGTTCGTCGAGAGCAACTTCGATGTCGAAGCGCATGTGATCCACGTTCGCGACTATGCACTCCATTATTATTTCAAATCTTGCAACAATCACAGTCAAGTTTACTCGTCCGCCGCCTACACATCAACTAAACACTTGTTCGTTTGCTACCACAGCGGTttacactgaaatttttattcctcgATACGAATACACATCTCCCGTTTATTTCCATCGACTCTCCATTCAGAAATATGATTTATTTACACTGTTAATTGGTTAAATGAAACAATCAAAACTTCAATTTTCTGTACACATTCTCCTCCGCGTGTGCTGATAATACTGCGGACGTTATTGCACCTCACATTGGCAGACAATATTTTTCGAACGCCATCTTGCGGCGATGCTTGAAAATAcgaaaataaaaacatttgaaTGTCCCGGTAACACCGACGAGAGATGAAAATCTCTCGTCGGtgcccaggttctgttccatgctaaaagctgcctaggttctgttccatgctaaaaaggCGATGTCGCAAAAGTGAGAAAGCCGAATTCACGGGCGTGAGCACTGTCATATCCTCTCTGACTCGACCTCCAGATGCCCCTAATGATCCCACGTATCGGCCCCTATCATCGGATTGCCGTATGGTTTTTTAGAAAAGAGTCTGCCAGCGGACACAGAAATTCTATAGCTATTCAGCGGTGGAAGGCACGAACTAAACCACGTTTGAATTGAAAGGAATATATAACTCATGAATCTGGGCATATTAGTGAGAATCGTGTATCCTGTATATGTACTCCAAATGATcatgcagctttcttctttaataattaatttctccTTGAATTTGACAGATTATTTATAAGCTCTATCAAATCTGCTTGAAATTAtaataggaatgacgatacagGTTCACTCTagataaaatcaaagtaagacaaaatattttaaaaataatgtgttGTGTTACATAacgttttacataaaacgtttAACAAGCGGTGTGAATTGATGTGTGGGCATCAAACGAACGACAAGTCAAGCGTTTCATACGTTTTACTTTATTTCCAACGGTTTTTATATGTATAACTAGATACATGGACGTAAATCACAGCACAACTCAAGGTTGTATAAACAT from Halictus rubicundus isolate RS-2024b chromosome 2, iyHalRubi1_principal, whole genome shotgun sequence carries:
- the Abp1 gene encoding actin binding protein 1 encodes the protein MSINLTKNKDALAAAWHSVVDDKSSTDWAVFGYEGQTNNLKVVGTGSGGLEEMIDRLDSSHIMYAFCRVIDTKTSLPKCLLINWQGEGAPIVRKGTCANHIRDVEKLLKGAHITITARSEDDVEVDSIMEKLARATASAYKFNEPRGENEGNAGPVGTTYRRVIPEQEINAIERDQFWQKEELEEKKRLEQERIKSEKERLRLEEEVRKREEKEAMLREQQVTAKENSIARQKLAEQRAEEAYNKCNRVAPSQYYNSEVDDQHKSRSEELRLQRSKETQELIAQRTINARAVFEQNSAAGQMKSTSVQQQYVQKSSHVEAAKKALEESQQKETPHTNAQEEIKTEVNKTHDTEETAAADSAASIPETERETETQPVASETSEPQEEVEQPSATKEAVTEENELYSQIDNQYMYFDINNEGMIARALYDYQAVDGTEITFDPGDIITHIETIDEGWWQGLGPGGIFGLFPANYVEVIKYDEPR
- the Clp gene encoding cleavage and polyadenylation specificity factor subunit 4, which encodes MECIVANVDHMRFDIEVALDEQYGALPLPFTGMDKSTAAVCQFYPRGTCIKGASCPFRHVRGDRTIVCKHWLRGLCKKGDQCEFLHEYDMTKMPECYFYSRFNACHNKECPFLHIDPETKVRDCPWYDRGFCRHGPLCRHRHVRRVLCMAYLAGFCPDGPNCKFMHPRFELPAVQDMQPKEGKKVMITCHFCGEGGHKAIYCNKMPPDVREAQVRQEIEGNSHATHHMNMHNGPPPRGPQKPLEEVTCYKCGTKGHYANKCPKGHLAFLSHAGGSGGGNQNQNYRR